DNA sequence from the Sardina pilchardus chromosome 23, fSarPil1.1, whole genome shotgun sequence genome:
CACATTAGATGCAGTAGATGTCATTCACAGACTATCATATACTCAGGTTACGctctgtgttgttttctgtgagTGTAATTGTGGGTTGAAGTGTAAGTGAGGAGGAGCCCTTTAACCTGTAAGCCCTGCACTGAGGCCAGCAATCTGAGGGGGATCGAGAGGGAGGCACTAGGACCCAGTTTCCCCAGCTGTCTGCCCgacacaccacaccagtggatGGATCTGCTGTTGCACATCTCTAGAACCAGGTCCATTGTCCTCTCGCTGCAGGGCaaacgcacgcgcgcacacacacacacacacacacacacacacacacacacacacacacacacacacacacacacacacacacacacacacacaacagaggaaACAGATGCACAATTAAGCTGGACACAGTGTGGTATTTCAATGACTGCAAAGCTGAACAGCTAAAACAAAAGCTCCGCTCCACACCTGCAGTTTGTGATTTTACAGGTGATGTCAAATGGCTCCTCTATGTTGACTGTGTCTGGGATGTACTCCAGCGATAGCCTCACGTCTCCATAACCTGGGGCCTACAGAGAGACAGCATAGAGAAAGGGCCTCCCTGAATTAACATctcaaaacaaacagagcaAATCGCAaatcacagtcacagacacagacacagacacagacacagacacagacacagacacagacacagacacagacacagacacagacacagacacacaactaaACCCTTCATGACACCCAAAACCAGTGGTCAATGCACAAACATAAATTTGCTTCAAGAATTGAGCTTACCACCTTTAAATGCTCACTCCCATTTAATGATATTTTGACTAGCGGGTGCTATAAGTAAGTTGCTGCCAAATGAATAATTACAGGAGATCCTCAGTTTGATGAATGATCTATTGTCACTTTCTACACAATGCAATAATGGGGAATTCCATCCACAACTTCCTGCTTTctcacatacactgtacacaacATTGTTTTAAGTCACAGCTTTCTTAGGATCTGGAGCTTCCTCTGTAATTATCCACTGCTTCCTGCTTCCTCACCATCCTCTGAAGCTGACTGGTCTGCAGGCGCCCCCTCTCGCCGAGGTTGGTCTTCCACACAATGTCCAGCTTGCCGATGACCGTCACGCCCTTGATGACCCCGGCCTTCTCTGCGAATTCGGGTTTGGGCTTCAGGCAGTAGAGGTACTGCCGTGTGTCCATGGGCTGCAGGTAGGACATCTTACCGAAAGTGGACTCGCTGGAGGACAGAGGGGGGAGCACAGACACAATCCTGCATCTGAGTGTCAGTAAAATATTCAAGACATAACGTCCATTTGTATCATTTTGCCATTTTAAAAGACCCCAGGGTGTTGTTTGAATGAAATTTTACCTTTAAGGATTCAGAATGACACTGTATCTCAAACCAGTCAGGTAGGCCAGACCAAGGAGACATCTAGCATAAGGTTTCTTAATAACTTAAGATGGATACAcgcttatggtgtgtgtgtgtgtgtgtgtgtgtgtgtgtgtgtgtgtgtgttactctctAACTTACCCTTCGTCCCCTTCAGTCACGTTGTTCAGTTCTGTGACACTGTACATCAAGGACGGTTCCAGAGACACCTTCTCCATGAACATGGGTGACGTGGTGATGTTCTGGATCTGTGCCTCCAGAAACACCTCATCTGTCTAAGGGTCAACGTTCAAATAATCAGGATGGTGCCGTATAGGCCATCAACAAGTGACCTTCATCAGTAAGTGACCTCTGGGCAGCATCTGACAATTTAGCCACTGGGATTGGCCTTTGTATCTTGTACTACTTTGGAAGAACTTCTACTTCTGGAGAATCTTCTGGTTAGATGTATCATCGATCGGTACAAAGATATCTGTTACTATCTTCTCGTCATATTCTAATAATCAACATGAACAATTTTACATGATCTACTCTTTCATATAAATGGTACAAAAGAGGTTTTGATTTTGTTGTTAGAATATACATGATCTATACCATATCCCTCGAGATAATTCATAACCACTCTCATCACTTCCATTTCACATCCAAATCCACTTGGAGAAGTATTTAGGTATGAATGGTGAATTCGAAACACAATCCGACCATATTGAACTAACTAGTCTAGGTCTAAATAAGGTAATAAGGTGCCAATCCATGCTGTGCCAAATTAATCTGGTGCTGGCCAGAGTCTGACAGGTTGGGATTAGTGTAGCATAGAACACGGTCGGCAGCTGGGATTAGTTCATGCCAGCACTTCAAAGGCTCGTCAAGTAATTCCAAAACCAACAGGCAAAGTCCGCAACCCCTCTCTCCCATGCTGGAGTACGAAATTCCACATACCAGCAGTCTTCCACAAGACCTTGAGCGCAGAGGTGcaaaagtccggcttcagaaagtaaaaatcctgcaacatttttgttccaacctTTCACTTCATCAGCTGATTCTAACTAGCACAGCTCTTAAGCCATGTAGATCAggtaattagtgaaatcacctgtgtcaGGCGCACAGgtacaggtagaaccaatacatggcaggacttttactttctgaagccgaaCTCTCACATCTCTGCTTCAGCAcgacttaagcctaccttacactgaccgactttgacaagatttgggaaagattcttgaaagattgtaaaTCTTTTAACTGATGCCcgtcattcaagctttactcaaaagactacaatctttcaataatctttccaaaaatcttgtcaaagtctgttagtgtaaggtaggctttaccaAGATTTACAGTCAAACTTTTCAAAAATCAACATGAATACAAATCACCAAGGCATTATTCCAATGAAAGGGGtgtaagtgaaatgaaaacccaTATCAATTAAGCCTTTTTTGTTGTTAATCTGATTGGACAAAAGATAAATCAGTCGGCAGGTTGAGCAGCATCATTCCCGACTCCCTTCGACTGAAGCAGAATTAAATAGGTGCTTGATTAATGATCCTCACACCACACTTCCAaattcactttttttgtgcagTGAGTCAGCGAGGCCACAAGCTCTGCTTGGAGGACAAGAAGCAGCAGGGAGAACACTAAAGAGGACAATCACCTCCACTGGCTCAACTCAGCCAGCCAATCTGGGTATGTAGAGGGTATTTCTGTGCATTGGTgcgcatgactgtgtgtgtgtgtgtgtgtgtgtgtgtgtgtgtgtgtgtgtgtgtgtgtgtgtacaagagtGAGGGGAGTATTGCTTGTGTGCATATATTTTTGGTCAATAGTACAGACATGTTTTGCTATGCCCTTACTGGAGATGCTCTTTTAGTGTTCTACCCCCATTTTGTTTCATTGACTCCaattacagagagaaagaaagagagaacaatgagagagagagaacaaaacaagaacaagaaAAAGCAGGAacgaaggagaaagaaagaaagaaagaaagaaagagacagtctGCAACAAATGATATGGaaagcagggcagggcagggctttAGAGATGAGAAGGGAAAAAACAATTACCACGGAGCTGAGCTCGCTCtaaatgagaaaataaaaaacacaggAACCGTTAACAAAAAGAGATGGGGGGGTTACATGCATGAAACAATAACACATGACAATGCATATTCACCAAGCAAATGATACCATTAAAACACTAGCAAGCATATAACTATGCTGTTACAAAATTGGACTCAtggaagaaaaggaaaacaacatGGAACCTTCTGCTAATGGAAATGCTACAGAAGAAAATCAGATTGAGTGACACAGATATATCTCCACAGCACCTAGCAACTAGTATGAATCCATAATATCAAATCTATACGTCCAAGGCTATGGGAATAATATATTATACAACACAACCAAAAGGATGTCTTATCAGGATTTCatactcaaaaaaaaaaaaatactgatctctgtcactcatctcaaaacaaatacagacaTGCATTCTGACTTTGGGTGGCGCAGCCCTTTCTGAAACACTGACAGGACAACACATCAGAAGAAAGGACCTCTCACCTCTGCGTTGTAGAACTTGGTCTTGACATCCAACGGCTTCAGGACCTGATTGAGCAAAGAGTTCAGACTGAAGGAGTTTGcgtcagcctcctcctcctccccgagCCCCTCGGGTTCCATAGTCAACAGACTCAACATTTGTTACTACAGACAAAACCCTACAGAGAAACCCTACAGACAAAACCCTACAGAGAAAACCCTACAGAGAAAACCCTCCAGACAAAACCCTACAGAGAAACCCTACAGAGAAAACCCTCCAGAGAAACCCACTGTGTGCTGCACTACACACCACAAGCTTTCCTGTCTGACAGACAAACCTCAAGACACAAAATACTATCTTCAGACGGGAGTCTCTTCTCCCTAAAACTTCCCCTGAGACGTCCACTGCTGCTCTGGTCTGCAAGTGGGGGGCAGTTCCTACGATGTCATTCCCTCATGGCAACATGGAGCCTTGGTGCTAACTGCACTCCGAGGGGGTGACTTAATTAAAAGAGACCAGAGGAACGCACTGGAGGCCTCAGCTTTGGCAAATGTTTGGAAAATGTCTCAGCTTGGGCAGCCTCGGCTCACCTGGAATTTGAAGAACTTCCTGAAGTACATCTTCTCCCCTGACTGGGTGGTATAACTGACAGCACAAACCAATCTGAGGAAGGGGGAAATAAGGCAATCATCTTCATTTCACTTGAATTTCATTCAGGACATTTCAATGTCGTGTTTTGTTCACTTGTCACTCATCATTTAACATTAAAATACGACTTGATTCATATGGCAAGGCAATCAGACAGGTCCTCGATCACGTCATATCTAGCATGTACTTCTAACTTGTATCATAAGtttgtatctctctcctctttctctcatgcatTCACTAAACACAATATATTTAAATCCTTAGGGCCCTCATTAAACGTCAAAGCCTTGTGTCAGCTTTCATGAAAATAGACCAAGTCTCTCTCAGCCCTACAAGACTGTTGGTTCAgatgcgtacatgtgtgtgccgaTCTCCTTGACCTCATGATGGATGACATCGTCGATGCAGCGGTCGGGCTGGAGCTCCGAGACGGCTGCGCTGGACGCAGACAGGTTGAGCCTCTGGGAGCTCGTCTGCAGATCAGCCTGCGAGGGCGagagacaggaaacaggaagtcaATTCCAGCCaattcacatgtacagtatcccTTTTGTGTATTGTGCAAAATTGATAAAGAATGTGTgcttctatatatatatatttttatttcattaattTTACTCTGCTAAAGCAAAGAGTTTTGCCAGCAGTCCTCTGTTACGAAAGGGTTAACGAGTCGAGGCAGCACTGAGAGAGGACCGCCAAATGATGCACCTGGTTTCAGAATCCACTCATTCAGCTGCTCACCTTCACTAGGATGTCTTTCACCACCTGGCTGCTGTCATTGTGTACGCTGATATAGCTGGAGAAGGTCTCGCCTAAGAAAATATTTCTATGGGGAAAAACATACACTCATTTTACCAGGTTCACTGTgcagagagttttttttttttttttttttttatctttgtggATATTATTTTTAAGTTAATGCATAATTCATGGTTTTACCCAAAATTCTGAGGGAGTGTCAACATTTCTCCCAGCATCAGCATCTCTGCCCCTCTGATGATCGAAGGATCATTTTTCATGAGCTGAGAAAACAAATCCCCTgtgaacagacacagacatatgtagacacacacacacacacagatagatcaGAGGTCTGGGGCATAGCACTTTCTACTTTTCAATAGTGACAGCTGTGACACTTGCATGGAGAGaggtgacagtcatatgcacaAGCTAGACACAGTGTTGAAACggtaggaaaacacacacacacacacacacacacacacacacacacacacacacacacacacactacaacgtTTAATACACATCATACACAATGCAATGACACCTGgaacgaacaaacaaaaacacacacacacacacaataccactTTTCATACACATCATACGCAATGACACCTGGAacgaataaacacacacacacacacacggttattcTAGGAGACAAAAGGCTGTGAAGGACAAAGGTGACTGAAGGTAAAACCCTGTAACACTGATAGAGCACAAACGCATCTTCAAACCctgagacagacacaggcagcCCCATGAGAGACATTTAAGCCTGGCTCTGCACTTCCCCTACGCCAATCATCTTACTATGCTAACTGTCGAGAACTGAGTGTCATGGATTTCCTGAGTGAAAAGAAAACGCATTCAGAATGAACTTGTGTCCAATAAACATATGTTCTATACATCTGATCGTTCCTGCTCTTTGTAATACCTGCCTCATTCCCAGTGATTTACAGTGGAAAGGAACCACTGAGCGCTTCTCCACTCATATAAATAGCGGAGCCACATGGAAGTGTCACTGTGATTAATGGGGCTCCATGCGAACCGGCTGTCGGCCAGTGATCGAATTTCACAGAGCTGGCTTCAGGCTTGGGAGAAAACAAACATTATAAATTCCTGTCAGATTGTGGGGGGGTGCTATATTTGGGTGCTGGGGTCATACTGGGAACTTTGCAGTAATTCTGCTAATGAATGAGTTTCCAAAGGCACAGCAAGAATAGAGCAGAGATCAAATTTATGTTAAGTTACCTTGCAGCCATTACTGTAGAATATGATGTATGCTTGTGGCTATGACTGGCTATAATTAATCTGTCAAGCTACACAGTCTTCTTTGCTGATACATAAGCTAAGGTGTGAAAAGCTTATTGCATTCTCATTGACTTAAACATCCCATGCAGTGCTTAGAACATTCAAGGAATGAATGTGGCAGGTGAAAGTTCCAAACcaggcatactgtacacacacacagaagagtccTACATCCCATGCAGTGCTTAGAACATTCAAGGAATGAATGTGGCAGGTGAAAgtaccgcgcacacacacacacacacacacacacacacacacacacacacacacacacacacacacacacacacacacacacacagaagagtccTACCTAACACAAAaatgaatagaatatatacttttttgatcccgtgagggaaattcagttctctgcatttaacccaatttaaccgaattagtgaacacacagca
Encoded proteins:
- the trappc13 gene encoding trafficking protein particle complex subunit 13 isoform X1: MQGERSTIQGKMEVNQAKQEHLLALKVMRLTKPTLFTNMPVTCEDRDLPGDLFSQLMKNDPSIIRGAEMLMLGEMLTLPQNFGNIFLGETFSSYISVHNDSSQVVKDILVKADLQTSSQRLNLSASSAAVSELQPDRCIDDVIHHEVKEIGTHILVCAVSYTTQSGEKMYFRKFFKFQVLKPLDVKTKFYNAESELSSVTDEVFLEAQIQNITTSPMFMEKVSLEPSLMYSVTELNNVTEGDEGESTFGKMSYLQPMDTRQYLYCLKPKPEFAEKAGVIKGVTVIGKLDIVWKTNLGERGRLQTSQLQRMAPGYGDVRLSLEYIPDTVNIEEPFDITCKITNCSERTMDLVLEMCNSRSIHWCGVSGRQLGKLGPSASLSIPLRLLASVQGLQSVSGLRLTDTFLKRTYEYDDIAQVCVVCPFFSPES
- the trappc13 gene encoding trafficking protein particle complex subunit 13 isoform X2; amino-acid sequence: MQGERSTIQGKMEVNQAKQEHLLALKVMRLTKPTLFTNMPVTCEDRDLPGDLFSQLMKNDPSIIRGAEMLMLGEMLTLPQNFGNIFLGETFSSYISVHNDSSQVVKDILVKADLQTSSQRLNLSASSAAVSELQPDRCIDDVIHHEVKEIGTHILVCAVSYTTQSGEKMYFRKFFKFQVLKPLDVKTKFYNAETDEVFLEAQIQNITTSPMFMEKVSLEPSLMYSVTELNNVTEGDEGESTFGKMSYLQPMDTRQYLYCLKPKPEFAEKAGVIKGVTVIGKLDIVWKTNLGERGRLQTSQLQRMAPGYGDVRLSLEYIPDTVNIEEPFDITCKITNCSERTMDLVLEMCNSRSIHWCGVSGRQLGKLGPSASLSIPLRLLASVQGLQSVSGLRLTDTFLKRTYEYDDIAQVCVVCPFFSPES